One stretch of Armigeres subalbatus isolate Guangzhou_Male chromosome 2, GZ_Asu_2, whole genome shotgun sequence DNA includes these proteins:
- the LOC134212036 gene encoding tektin-4 isoform X2 produces MAQLNCPPCTPCAAVCIEHQPTQTETSYENPFHVHKDPPPACAEDIELKTSPVGLPASEPPSYLPQRDGNSDVHPLARPMGPIGPWATGRIDWGALSGQTGTRPVVDRYSITRYSVDEWRQRNADTIDACASTAMKSEKVERDSKNTIIRTYAITDKNQANCTESLHARAKTIDDMKSDLQRAIKAMQDEISTLEEQRRRLKQSLAVLRMPEAIASECLERRTGRPDTELIRDRPEEELIREMSLIAEIRAILLKTLSEIEAQQVQNRAARQRMEFDWSDKKMAHENDAINCNLTNKSTITLFRPGATRCPNEQSTEIYWEKFSRETLAMCTDCRKQSEQLRGTLDAILTNAARDLRSQADRVERALADRITCMEEVRQKLEIDLRSTLQHLADTEIQIDKLKVAIRNMDHAMKVVLTRLDNRNQRPRVENCRDQSQALLIAEVKSIEEGLSAMNAQLKQEEEVKNELIMRRSELEKEIMMKRRTIAIDRDRCQFLRTHFPSATALSGY; encoded by the exons ATGGCTCAGCTGAATTGTCCACCTTGTACACCATGTGCAGCCGTGTGCATCGAACATCAACCAACCCAAacg GAAACTTCCTACGAAAATCCGTTTCACGTTCACAAGGACCCCCCACCGGCATGCGCTGAGGACATTGAGCTAAAGACAAGTCCCGTTGGACTACCCGCTAGCGAACCGCCTTCCTATCTTCCGCAACGCGATGGAAACTCCGATGTGCATCCGTTGGCCCGTCCGATGGGTCCGATTGGTCCCTGGGCCACTGGCCGCATCGATTGGGGTGCCTTATCCGGTCAAACTGGCACACGTCCCGTCGTGGATCGATATTCCATCACTCGGTACAGCGTGGACGAATGGCGCCAAAGAAACGCCGATACCATCGACGCATGCGCCAGCACCGCGATGAAGAGTGAGAAAGTCGAACGCGATAGCAAAAACACCATCATCCGGACGTATGCCATCACGGATAAGAACCAAGCGAACTGCACCGAAAGCCTTCACGCGCGGGCCAAAACGATCGACGATATGAAGAGCGATCTCCAGCGGGCTATCAAGGCAATGCAGGATGAAATAAGCACCTTGGAGGAGCAACGAAGACGGCTGAAGCAGTCGTTGGCTGTATTACGGATGCCGGAAGCGATAG CATCTGAATGTCTCGAGCGTAGGACGGGTCGCCCCGACACAGAGCTCATTCGCGATAGACCAGAGGAAGAACTTATCCGTGAAATGTCGTTGATTGCCGAAATACGTGCGATATTACTGAAAACGCTCTCGGAAATCGAGGCCCAACAGGTCCAGAATCGGGCTGCTCGCCAGAGAATGGAGTTCGATTGGAGCGATAAAAAGATGGCCCATGAAAACGATGCCATCAACTGTAATCTGACTAACAAATCGACGATAACGCTGTTCCGCCCGGGAGCAACCAGATGTCCAAACGA GCAATCGACGGAAATCTACTGGGAGAAGTTCAGCAGGGAAACTTTGGCGATGTGCACTGACTGTCGGAAGCAATCGGAACAATTGCGAGGAACACTGGACGCAATCCTAACTAACGCAGCTCGCGATCTCCGTTCCCAAGCAGACCGTGTGGAACGAGCTTTGGCTGATCGCATCACTTGTATGGAGGAAGTTCGTCAGAAGCTCGAAATTGATTTACGATCC ACCCTTCAACATCTTGCTGACACGGAGATTCAGATCGATAAACTGAAGGTAGCCATCCGTAACATGGACCACGCAATGAAGGTGGTTTTGACTCGGCTGGACAATCGGAACCAAAGGCCTCGCGTTGAGAACTGCCGGGATCAATCCCAGGCTTTGCTCATCGCCGAAGTAAAGTCTATCGAGGAGGGTCTTTCTGCGATGAATGCTCAACTTAAGCAAGAAGAGGAAGTCAAGAATGAGCTTATCATGCGCCGCAGCGAGCTAGAGAAAGAAATCATGATGAAACGACGTACCATTGCTATCGATCGGGATCGATGTCAGTTTTTGAGAACGCACTTTCCCTCAGCTACTGCACTTAGCGGCTATTAG
- the LOC134212039 gene encoding uncharacterized protein LOC134212039: protein MEDFSYYVYISLTLIPVYLAFRLIQWMGWELFVNN from the coding sequence ATGGAAGATTTCAGTTATTACGTTTACATTTCGTTAACATTGATCCCCGTGTATTTAGCCTTCAGATTGATCCAGTGGATGGGGTGGGAACTTTTCGTAAATAATTAA
- the LOC134212036 gene encoding tektin-4 isoform X1 — MAQLNCPPCTPCAAVCIEHQPTQTREIVKKKNFPKRRRYLYKLQEIRKKPNLIRWGHETSYENPFHVHKDPPPACAEDIELKTSPVGLPASEPPSYLPQRDGNSDVHPLARPMGPIGPWATGRIDWGALSGQTGTRPVVDRYSITRYSVDEWRQRNADTIDACASTAMKSEKVERDSKNTIIRTYAITDKNQANCTESLHARAKTIDDMKSDLQRAIKAMQDEISTLEEQRRRLKQSLAVLRMPEAIASECLERRTGRPDTELIRDRPEEELIREMSLIAEIRAILLKTLSEIEAQQVQNRAARQRMEFDWSDKKMAHENDAINCNLTNKSTITLFRPGATRCPNEQSTEIYWEKFSRETLAMCTDCRKQSEQLRGTLDAILTNAARDLRSQADRVERALADRITCMEEVRQKLEIDLRSTLQHLADTEIQIDKLKVAIRNMDHAMKVVLTRLDNRNQRPRVENCRDQSQALLIAEVKSIEEGLSAMNAQLKQEEEVKNELIMRRSELEKEIMMKRRTIAIDRDRCQFLRTHFPSATALSGY; from the exons ATGGCTCAGCTGAATTGTCCACCTTGTACACCATGTGCAGCCGTGTGCATCGAACATCAACCAACCCAAacg CGTGAAATCGTcaagaagaagaattttccgaaacgTCGTCGATATCTGTACAAGCTccaagaaattagaaaaaagcCCAATCTAATCCGATGGGGACAC GAAACTTCCTACGAAAATCCGTTTCACGTTCACAAGGACCCCCCACCGGCATGCGCTGAGGACATTGAGCTAAAGACAAGTCCCGTTGGACTACCCGCTAGCGAACCGCCTTCCTATCTTCCGCAACGCGATGGAAACTCCGATGTGCATCCGTTGGCCCGTCCGATGGGTCCGATTGGTCCCTGGGCCACTGGCCGCATCGATTGGGGTGCCTTATCCGGTCAAACTGGCACACGTCCCGTCGTGGATCGATATTCCATCACTCGGTACAGCGTGGACGAATGGCGCCAAAGAAACGCCGATACCATCGACGCATGCGCCAGCACCGCGATGAAGAGTGAGAAAGTCGAACGCGATAGCAAAAACACCATCATCCGGACGTATGCCATCACGGATAAGAACCAAGCGAACTGCACCGAAAGCCTTCACGCGCGGGCCAAAACGATCGACGATATGAAGAGCGATCTCCAGCGGGCTATCAAGGCAATGCAGGATGAAATAAGCACCTTGGAGGAGCAACGAAGACGGCTGAAGCAGTCGTTGGCTGTATTACGGATGCCGGAAGCGATAG CATCTGAATGTCTCGAGCGTAGGACGGGTCGCCCCGACACAGAGCTCATTCGCGATAGACCAGAGGAAGAACTTATCCGTGAAATGTCGTTGATTGCCGAAATACGTGCGATATTACTGAAAACGCTCTCGGAAATCGAGGCCCAACAGGTCCAGAATCGGGCTGCTCGCCAGAGAATGGAGTTCGATTGGAGCGATAAAAAGATGGCCCATGAAAACGATGCCATCAACTGTAATCTGACTAACAAATCGACGATAACGCTGTTCCGCCCGGGAGCAACCAGATGTCCAAACGA GCAATCGACGGAAATCTACTGGGAGAAGTTCAGCAGGGAAACTTTGGCGATGTGCACTGACTGTCGGAAGCAATCGGAACAATTGCGAGGAACACTGGACGCAATCCTAACTAACGCAGCTCGCGATCTCCGTTCCCAAGCAGACCGTGTGGAACGAGCTTTGGCTGATCGCATCACTTGTATGGAGGAAGTTCGTCAGAAGCTCGAAATTGATTTACGATCC ACCCTTCAACATCTTGCTGACACGGAGATTCAGATCGATAAACTGAAGGTAGCCATCCGTAACATGGACCACGCAATGAAGGTGGTTTTGACTCGGCTGGACAATCGGAACCAAAGGCCTCGCGTTGAGAACTGCCGGGATCAATCCCAGGCTTTGCTCATCGCCGAAGTAAAGTCTATCGAGGAGGGTCTTTCTGCGATGAATGCTCAACTTAAGCAAGAAGAGGAAGTCAAGAATGAGCTTATCATGCGCCGCAGCGAGCTAGAGAAAGAAATCATGATGAAACGACGTACCATTGCTATCGATCGGGATCGATGTCAGTTTTTGAGAACGCACTTTCCCTCAGCTACTGCACTTAGCGGCTATTAG